ccagcgactccgcaggctgaggcaggaggattgcttcagcctaggaatttgagttcaacctgggcaacatagtgagacccccatatctaaatgaaaagtaattaaaaatatataaataaattcatttacatAAGCACCTAGAAGGAACACTGCCTGGAACATAagtattttctgttatttatccattcatttttttttttttcttttctttttttttttttttttgagatggagtctcactgttacccaggctggagtgcagtggcgcgatctcagctcaccgcaacctccacctcctgggttcaagcgactctccttcctcagcctcccgagtagctgggattacaggagactgccaccatgcctggctaatttttgaaattttagtagagacgaggtttcaccatgttggccaggctggtcatgaactcctgacctcaggtgatccacccaccttggcttcccaaagtacagggattacaggcgtgagccactgcgcctggccatttttcttttttttcaaatagagatggggtcttgccacgtttcccaggctgatcttgaactcctgagctcaggtgatctgcccgtatcagcctcccaaagttccgagattacaggtgtgacccactgtgcccggcctatttattcattcttcttttgttaATTGAAGGGCCAGTGTACCTTGTCCAGGCAGAGCTGGAGCAGGGCTGCGGGATAGAGGCATGTTTCATGGCAACCTGAGGGTGGATGCAAAACTGAGACCCCCTTGGTCAGCTCTGTGCTAAGAACAATAGATGGGATCAGAGGAGGGATATGGGATGGGGACCGGGATGGGCAGAAGCCTGGGGCTCCTGTGGAGGCCTGGGTttagctgaggtgggagaggagagaggggtcACTCTGTGGGGTAGGGGAATGAGCAGATCGAGGGTTTTGCCGGACAGGATGGAGACACGGGATGCTCCCATGGGCTGGGAGAGGGGGCCTTCAAGGGGCTCTGATATCCCTCCTCCCCGGCCCATCACCCATGAAGCCAGCCCAGCCCTGTTGAAGTGCCAGCAACTACACTCCAGACCCGTGCTGGCCCTGATGGCGGATGACCAGCACATCATCTCAGGCAGCGAGGACCGCACCCTGGTAGTGGTTGACCGCCGAGCCAACAGAGTCCTGCAGCGTCTGCAGGTGGGCCCTCCCCAGGGGCCTGAAGAGATGGGGACTGTCGCAGGCCCAGCACGGCCTGAGCTGTCCTGTCCCTTGTCCCTCTCATAGCTGGACTCTTACCTGCTCTGCATGTCCTACCAGGAACCCCAGCTCTGGGCTGGTGACAACCACGGCCTGCTGCACGTCTTCGTCAACCGCAACGGCTGCTTACAGCTTATCCGGGTCTGCTGGAGCTCCTGCCCCTGCCTGTTCCTCCCCCTGGGCCTCCTTCCTACCCCTGAGCCCCTGGTGGTGTGGGGGAGGGTGGGCCTTGGGAGAGCCTCGCCTGAGTGTTTCCTGATCCCCTTCCCGCAGTCCTTTGACGTGGGCCACAGCTTTCCCATCACTGGGATCCAGTACTCAGTGGGAGCCTTGTACACCACATCCACTGACAGGTCCATCCGGGTGAGGCTCCTGCCcagtccctgcccctcccccacttcCCATCAGCCAGGGGCATACCTCTTGACCTTGGCCCATTGCCCCTCACCAGGTGCACGTGCCCACAGACCCACCAAGGACCATCTGCACCCGAAAGTACGACAGTACGCTCAATAGGGTAAGGTCCTGCCCCATGTGCCCTGCCCAGCTGGCCAGAGCGCCATCGTCCCTGACTCCTCATGTCCTTCCCCGGTCCCAGGTCTGTGCTGAGGGCAACCTCGTGGTGGCCGGCTCTGGGGACGTGTCGCTAGAGGTCTGGAGGCTGCCGGCCTGAGCaggtggatgtggatgtggataCTGCCTACCGGAGGCTGGGCTTCCTCCTCTGTTCTTGGGGGACCATCCCCAATGTTGGTGCTGCCTCCGCCCCCGCCCCGCAGGCCTAGGGCACAAGGAGTCCTGGCCACGTTCGGGTGAGGGTCCTGGCCTGGGCCCTATGCCTGGGGGAAGGGTGAAGTTGGGGTTCAGGCCCACCCAGGGGGCCGCGCCCCGCTCTTGGGCCCTGGTTTTGTTATGATTTGGATGCCCTGCTCTCAGGtgagagcaaaggagaaataaacctGACATGTTGGTGCTTGGGCCTGAAGTGTGAGTGTGGTTAGCCTGCTGGGGCTCTGCCTGCGCCTGCTTGGGGTTGGGGGACTGCGGGCCTTCGTGGGAGTGACTGGGAGAGATAGCAAGTCTGGGCTGGGGGGTGCGTGTCAGCTGTTGCTGTGTGTTTATTTGAAGAGGGAGATTCCTGGGGATCATGGTCACCTGGGTCTATGATgtcacttgtgtgtgtgtgatgtgtgatgtgtgtggtgtgtagatTATGACTCAAATCCTGGCCATTTGAAAGGGTAACTGCTCAGGCTATCCCATGAGTGCTGGGGACGGCAAGGGGGAGGGCGTGTTCTCCGTCTGGGGCTCTAGGGTCTGTGTGTGCTGCTGTGGCTGTGACTCTGGGGTCAGGCcggggagggaggctgggccaggtgtGTACCTGGCCCTTGCAAGCCCAAAGTCCCTCTGGTCTCCCATCTCAGCCGGGCTCAGCCATGCCCTGAGAATTATTCACTTCATGTTTATTGAGGTCCCCTGGTTTGCCCAGGCCACAGGGTGGCATTGTCCTGGGTTCATAGGATGGCACAGGGCTTCTTCTCCTTGAAGGGGTTCGTGGCGGCTGGGATGCCTACAAGGAAGGGGTTGCTCTTGGCCTGCTCTGTGCAGAACTGCAGCAGATCGGCGGCCACCTTGGACACCTGCAGACCAACTGGGTCAGTCAGATCAGACACGGGCATGTACCTGTCCCCTGGCCCATGTGTTTCCACCTCTTCCCACTCTGCACTGGCCCCGACCCTCACCTTCACTCGGTCGATGCCCACCTTTATCCGGAGCTGCTCCACTGCCTGGCAGGCCTGCCCAATGTCACCACTGATGGTCACCTTGCTGGACATCTGGGGAAAGTGGGCAGGGCTGTGGGCAGCAGGCCCAACCTCAGTCCCCTAGGGGGAGCCTAGGGCTGCCCAAGGGTTCCCGCATCTCCTCCTATGTTCCTTGGGGACTGCAGGATGAGGGTGGCTGCTCCTGGACCTGTGAGGCCCACGCACCTCGGCTAAGCCACCTCTGGCTGCCTGGTCCTCTGGCGGCCACCCTGCTCTGGCTCCCTCCCCAATCCGGCCTGTCCTCTCCaaacctcttttctccttctgctaCCCCTGCAGAGACTTTGAAGCCAGGACTCTCATGGAGTGAAATGTcaccagctgcagcagcagcagctgcctcGGCTGAGGGGGTCCCTGTCCCAGGAGGGCCTGTGGCTGCCCTGGTGTCATGTGTCACCTGGGTCCCTGTGGGCTGTGTGCCTTGGCTGGGGGAGCGAGGAGGCCCTGGCCTCCCCTTGACCTGCTGGATCTCCTGCTAACTGTTCCCAACACATCTGCTTTGTCAGACTCTGCCATCTCCGACATGCAGCCTTGCCTCTCCTGCTCTCACCACTGCTCAGGCCCAAATCTCCAATaccttcattctcttttttttttttttgagacggagtctcactatgtcgcctgggctggagtacagtggccggatctcagctcactgcaagctccgcctcccgggtttatgtcattctgcctcagcctcccgagtagctaggactacaggcgcccgccacctcgcccggctagttttttgtatttttttagtagagacagggtttcactgtgttagccaggatggtctcgatctcctggcctcgtgatccgcccgtctcggcctcccaaagtgctgggattacaggcttgagccaccgcgtccggcctttttttcttttttttttttgagagtcttgctctgttacccaggctggagtgcagtggtgcgatctcagttcactttcaacctccatctcccgggctcaagtgattctcctgcctcagcctcctgagtagctgggattacaggcgtatgccagccaccacacccggctaatttttttttttttttttttttttgagatggtgtttcgctcattgccctggctagagtacaatggcgcgatttcagctcactgcaccctccaccttctgggttcaagtgattctcctgcctcagcctctcgagtagctgggattacaggcatgtgccaccatgctcagctaattttcagcagttttagtagagacgaggtttcaccatgttggtcaggctggtcttgaactcccgacctcaggttatccacctgctttggcctcccaaagtgctgagattacaggtgtgagccatcatgcctggctttttttttttttttttttttttttttttttgagacggagtctcgcgctgtcacccaggctggagtgcagtggccggatctcagctcactgcaagctccacctcccgggttcacgccattctcctgcctcagcctcccgagtagctgggactacaggcgcccgccacctcacccggctaattttttgtattttttagtagagacggggtttcaccgtgttaaccagcatggtctcgatctcctgacctcgtgatccgcccgtctcggcctcccaaagcgctgggattacaggcttgagccaccgcgcccggccccctggcctttttttttaaagcccaggttctcgctctgtccaggctggagtgcaatggtacaatcatagctcactgtaacttcaaactcctgggctcaggtgatcctctcacctcagcctcctgattagctagaattataggcgtgagccaccatgccctgctaatttatgtttttaactttttgtagagatggttcttactatgttgcccaggctggtcttgaactcctgacctcaaatgatccttggccttccaaaggaattataggcataagccactgagcctTGCCCCACCTGAGATTCTAatatgtgcccagcactgtgcaaaaaaccaaaatgagcaatgaaacaagacaaaaccctgccctcatggagctgcCTTTCTAGTCAGGCAGGGATGGACAGCAGAAAATGTACTCAGTGAAAGAGCATACATCTGAAAGAGAatatgaaagaagaataaaatcaagGTAAAGGGGGGAGGAGTGGTCAGGGCAGGCCtctcagaggaggtgacattttaaCTTAGGCCCAAAGGAGAAGGAACTGAGAAATGGGGTGTTCTAGGCAGGGGGACCAGCAAGTACATGGCTACTTGGACAAAAAAGAGCTTGGTGGGTTCCACGAACAGCAAAGAGGTCCATGTAGCTGgataggagagagggagggagggccaacatggtgggaggtggaagcaggGAGGTTGAGAGGCGCCCTTTAAGGCCACTGTGAAAAGCTTGGATTTTACTCCCAGGGGGAAGCTACCATTAGGAGGTTTTAACCGTGACGTGTTTGATTTATGGTTAAGGAGctgtggcatgtgtctgtagtcccagctactggggagactgaagtgggaggatgacttgaggccaggaggttgaagctgcggTGAGGTGTGATTGTCCTGTTGCACTCTAGCCctgatgatagagtgagaccctgcatcaaaaaaaaaaaaaaaaaaggaaaaaaaagctctCTGATCTTAGCTGTTAGGTGGGAGATGGATTGAAGAAGACCAAAGCCACCTTGTAGGCTatgaggataaagaaaatacctGGATTTCGGACCTACTTTATAGGTAGAGGTTGGCAGACATGCTGAGAAGGATGGATGTGGGGTGTGCAAAAAGGGGACACAGCAAGCTCTActcctcatttttaatttttatttatttttgagatggagttttgctctgttgcccagactagagtgcaggggcaccatctcgactcgctgcaacctccacctcctgggttcaagtgattctcctgcctcagcctcctgagtagctgggattacaggtgtgtgccaccacacctggctaatttttgtattttttagtagagacggggttttgccatgttgaccaggctggtctctaactcctaacctcaggtgatccgcccgccttggcctcccaaagtgctgggattacaggtgtgagccaccgtgcccagccccaatccCTATTTTTCAGTCTAGTGGATGAGTGAAGGGTGGGGCCATTTGCTGAGATGCAGAAAGACCAGGGATAGGTAGAGAGGGAACTGAGGGGGCAACTTTGAGATCCAAGTGAGGATGTCAAGGAGGATGTCTGGCTCCTCCAACAAGGTAGGCTCATTCCAGCCTCAGGGCTTTTGCTGTTCTGTCCACCCACGTGCAGGGAATGGCCTCCCTGCATCTTCACATATGGAGATTTTCTCAGCCTTCTGGCTTTGGCTCAAATCTCACCTCCTTGGCGTTCTTCACCCATCACTCCAACTAAAATACCCAACTCCTCCACCTAAAGACTCAAATCATCCTGTTTAAATCCTGATtgcgctgggcgcggtggctcacacctgtaatcctagcactttgggaggccgaggcaggtggatcacctgatgtcaggagttcgagaccagcctgaccaacatagtgaaaccctgtctctactaaaaatacaagaattagccgggcgtgatggtgcatgcctgtaatcccagctacctgggaggctgaggcaagagaatcacttgaaaaaccgggaggcagaggttacagtgagttgagatcatgccattgcactccagcctgggcaacaagagtgaaactccgtctcaaaaaaaaaaaaaaaaaaaaaaaaaaaagctgattgtACTCACCATTGTTGTTAGCTTTCTATCTTCCCAATCAGATTGTGAGCTCCAGCAGGGCAGAGTCCACATCTTGGTCTTGTTCACCACGAAATCCTTAGTGCCTAACACAGAGTCCACCATAGAGAATAGACTGCATGAATTGTACAGTGAGTGAATAATCCTGTTGACCGTATGCACTGTTAGGAGGGTGCGTTTGAGGTGCAGACGACATTGAGGGTCTCACAGTCTTGCTGGTGGGAAAGAGACGGCAGCCCTGGGTCCCAGAAGAGGCCACTGACCCAGTGGAagttcagggaaggcttcccagaggaggtggaggtgataGCTGCAGCtataaaggaagaacaaaatgtTATGCAGCATGTGAAGGCTTTGGAGACTTGTGAGGGCACGAACTGGGCTCACTATCCCATTAGACAAAAGTGGCCGAGGAAGGCTGGAACTGTATCTAACACTGCCTGGTGATGGAAATCCTGTCCATGGGTGACGCTTAAGAAGCGATCCtcataaaaaaaattacctggggacggtggtacacacttgtagtcccagcttgtcgggatgctggggtgggaagatgacctgagttcgggagtcggaggttgcagtgggccgagatcgtgtcacagcactccagcctggcgacagagtgagaccctatcaaacaacagcaggccaggcgcggtggctcaagcctgtaatcccagcactttgggaggccaagacgggcggatcacgagttcaggagatcaagaccagcctggctaacacggtgaaaccccatctctactaaaaatacaaaaaattagccaggcgtggtggcgtgcgcctgtagtaccagttactcgggaggctgaggcaggagaatggtgtgaacccggtaggcagaggttgcagtgagccgaagtcgcgccactgcgctccagcctgggtgacagcgcaagactatctcaaaaacaaacaaacaaacaaacaaaaacaggccgggcgtggtggctcaagcctgtaatcccagcactttgggaggccgagttgggtggatcatgaggtcaggagatccagaccatcctggctaacacggtgaaaccccgtctctactaaaaaatacaaaaaactagccgggcgaggtggggggcgcctgtagtctcagctacttgggaggctgaggcaggagaatggcgtgaacccgggaggcggagcttgcagtgagctgagatccggccactgcactccagcctgggcgacagagcaagactccgtctcaaaaaaaaaaaaaaaaaaaaaaaaaaaatcctcccgaGGGGACAGAACAGAAACGAATGGGCGAGCGCCGGCAAAGCGGTGGGTCTCCAGCAGGCGGCATTAAAAtcttggctgggggcagtggctcacgcctgtaatcccagcactttggaaggccgaggcggacggatcacgtgaggtcagaaccagccttgtcaacatggtgaaatgccgtctctactgaaaatacgaaaattagccaggcgtggtggtgggtgcctataatcccagcaactcgggaggctgaggcaggagaatcgcttgaactaggggaGCAGGgtttgccgtgagctgagattgcaacactgcactccagcctgcgcaacaagagcataactctgtctcaaaaataaattaagtaaataatacaaataaaaaagaatcttcaTGCGAAGTCGGGAACACATGAAAAGGCGtaaaggcctggcgcggtggctcacgcctgtaatcccagcactttgggaggctgaggcgggcggatcacctgaggtcggaagttcgagaccagtctgaccaacaaagagaaaccctgtctctactaaaaatgcaaaattagccgcgcgtggtggtgtatgcctgtagtcccagctacttgggaggctgaggaaggagaatcgcttgaacccggaaggtggaggttgcagtgagctgagatcgcgcaattgcactccagcctgggcgacaagagtgaaaccctgtatcgaatgaaagaaaggaaggaaggaaggaggacgggagggagggagggagagagggaaaaggaaagaaaggaaggaaagaaaaggaaggaaggaaggaaagaaagaagaaacgaaagaaagaaagaaaggaagaaagaaagaaagaagaaagagaaaagaaagaaagaaaggaagaaagaaagaaagaagaaagagaaaagaaagaggccgggcgcggtggctcaagcctgtaatcccagcactttgggaggccgaggcgggcggatcacaaggtcaggagatcgagaccacagtgaaaccccgtctctactaaaaatacaaaaaattagccgggcgcagtggcgggcgcctgtagtcccagctactcaggaggctgaggcaggagaatggcgggaacccgggaggcggagcttgcagtgagccgagatcgcgccactgcactccagcctgggcaacagcgtgagactccgtctcaaaaaaaaaaaaaaaaaaaaaaaaaaaaaaaaaa
The sequence above is drawn from the Macaca thibetana thibetana isolate TM-01 chromosome 19, ASM2454274v1, whole genome shotgun sequence genome and encodes:
- the GNG14 gene encoding putative guanine nucleotide-binding protein G(I)/G(S)/G(O) subunit gamma-14 gives rise to the protein MVDSVLGTKDFVVNKTKMWTLPCWSSQSDWEDRKLTTMMSSKVTISGDIGQACQAVEQLRIKVGIDRVKVRVGASAEWEEVETHGPGDRYMPVSDLTDPVGLQVSKVAADLLQFCTEQAKSNPFLVGIPAATNPFKEKKPCAIL